The Sediminitomix flava genome window below encodes:
- a CDS encoding tetratricopeptide repeat-containing sensor histidine kinase has protein sequence MKTSIKAFHLLMGFFCLIIGTVYGQNQRIADSLKIIYEQGYNDDSIRFEHLRKLAFNEVNDLSLSIKYADELIELAKKKENNLYLFRGHHIKGYKLRDFGELDSATDAFINALHAAQKAQFKPGIGTSYSSIADVYKISGNHDVAIQYYKKAIGILRESSDSLTLAGIILNTGDEYLTIQKYDSALLFFEESGELFRKVNYPIGSVYNLGNMGMVYANTGKYTLAQDCINEAIQMLETSEDFYPICFYLLTISDIYKDKEDHANAIQTAKRSLDIAERHGMKQQISDANQKLYELYELKKDDQKALSHYKAHIAFRDSVNNLESVQNLADLRTNFEINLREKEISILEKEQKLDRGYILISLVLLLFAVVLILYFRQNLKNTKLLALSQRKAHERDIENLLNKQETKALQAMLNGSEQERKRIAQDLHNHFGSLMATIKVNVNAIEENQAPNKPTLEKLVNKACNDIRSISHELNMGISENFGLVPAIKELIQHLQVAKDISVELSCSVGDSQLELEDEILIYRVVQELISNALKHAQATKLSVMLTCFEDDELINILIEDNGKGFSPEKIAKKSSGIGLDSLTKMIEERSGELKIDSHPKRGTTISVDLPIHISQVIL, from the coding sequence ATGAAAACTTCAATAAAAGCCTTTCATCTATTGATGGGCTTTTTTTGTCTGATAATAGGAACTGTTTACGGACAAAATCAGAGAATTGCTGATAGCCTTAAGATCATCTATGAACAAGGTTATAATGATGACTCTATTCGTTTCGAACATTTAAGAAAACTAGCTTTTAATGAGGTTAATGACTTATCGCTTTCCATAAAGTATGCCGATGAACTGATAGAACTGGCAAAAAAGAAAGAAAACAATCTTTACTTATTTAGAGGTCATCATATCAAAGGTTATAAATTAAGAGATTTTGGTGAGCTAGATTCTGCTACAGATGCTTTCATAAATGCTCTTCATGCGGCTCAAAAAGCTCAATTTAAACCTGGAATTGGGACTTCTTACAGTAGTATCGCAGATGTATATAAAATATCTGGGAATCATGATGTTGCAATTCAGTATTATAAAAAAGCTATTGGCATATTGAGAGAATCTAGTGATTCTTTAACTTTAGCTGGCATTATACTTAATACTGGAGATGAATATCTTACAATTCAAAAATATGATTCGGCATTGCTATTTTTCGAGGAGTCGGGTGAGCTTTTTAGAAAAGTAAATTACCCAATTGGTTCTGTTTACAACTTAGGAAACATGGGGATGGTCTATGCAAATACAGGAAAATACACACTAGCACAAGACTGTATAAATGAGGCCATTCAAATGCTAGAAACCTCAGAAGACTTCTACCCTATTTGTTTCTATCTGCTGACAATCTCTGATATTTATAAGGATAAAGAAGATCATGCGAATGCAATTCAGACAGCCAAAAGAAGCTTAGATATTGCAGAAAGACATGGAATGAAGCAACAAATCAGTGATGCTAACCAAAAACTGTATGAGCTGTATGAGTTGAAAAAAGATGATCAAAAAGCTTTGTCTCATTATAAAGCACATATTGCTTTTAGAGATAGCGTCAATAATTTAGAGTCTGTTCAGAATCTAGCTGATTTACGTACCAATTTTGAAATCAACCTTAGAGAAAAAGAAATCTCTATTTTAGAGAAAGAACAGAAATTAGATAGAGGATATATTCTGATAAGCCTTGTTCTGTTATTGTTTGCTGTAGTTCTTATTTTATACTTCAGACAAAACCTTAAAAATACTAAGCTTTTAGCATTGAGTCAGCGAAAAGCACATGAAAGAGACATTGAAAATCTTTTGAATAAACAAGAGACCAAAGCTTTACAAGCAATGCTAAATGGAAGTGAGCAAGAGCGAAAGCGTATCGCTCAAGATTTACATAATCATTTCGGGAGTCTAATGGCTACGATTAAGGTAAATGTAAATGCAATAGAAGAAAATCAAGCGCCAAATAAGCCTACTTTAGAAAAGTTGGTGAACAAAGCTTGCAATGACATTAGAAGTATTTCTCATGAACTAAATATGGGAATTTCAGAGAACTTTGGTTTAGTACCTGCTATAAAAGAGCTCATACAGCATTTACAAGTTGCAAAAGACATTTCTGTAGAACTATCCTGCTCTGTTGGAGACTCTCAACTCGAATTAGAAGATGAAATTTTAATTTATAGAGTCGTCCAAGAGCTTATCAGTAACGCCTTAAAACATGCTCAGGCTACAAAATTGAGTGTCATGCTTACTTGCTTTGAAGATGATGAACTCATCAATATTCTAATTGAAGATAACGGAAAGGGTTTTTCACCAGAAAAGATAGCAAAAAAGTCATCAGGTATTGGCTTAGATAGTTTAACCAAAATGATAGAAGAGCGTTCTGGTGAATTGAAGATAGATAGTCATCCTAAAAGAGGGACAACAATATCAGTTGATTTACCAATTCATATTTCACAAGTAATACTCTAA
- a CDS encoding response regulator produces the protein MIRVLLVEDHQLFAEGLKSMFKVQDGIEITQHTVNGYQVPSLLVEHPIDIILLDIDMPIINGVEVLKLLNEKGIDTPVLMLTMHQSINHIRKALEKGANGYIMKDASKPELVEAIEKTSQKQSYFHPQISEQVFDYFRNKNKSTESLNGLSEREIEIIECLTEGLNSRMIAEKLFISEHTVRTHRRNIMHKLNVKSATALVRYAIENELVNGN, from the coding sequence ATGATTCGAGTTTTATTAGTAGAAGACCATCAGTTATTTGCTGAAGGTCTTAAATCCATGTTTAAAGTTCAAGATGGAATAGAAATAACACAGCATACCGTAAATGGATATCAGGTGCCTTCTTTATTAGTAGAACATCCAATTGATATCATTCTTTTAGATATCGATATGCCGATAATCAATGGAGTTGAGGTGCTAAAACTTTTAAATGAGAAAGGAATAGATACTCCTGTTCTGATGCTCACAATGCATCAATCGATAAATCATATCAGAAAAGCACTCGAGAAAGGGGCTAATGGCTACATCATGAAAGATGCTTCTAAACCCGAATTGGTCGAGGCAATTGAGAAGACAAGTCAAAAACAAAGTTACTTTCACCCACAAATCAGTGAACAAGTATTTGACTACTTCAGAAACAAAAACAAAAGTACTGAGAGCTTGAATGGCCTCTCTGAAAGAGAAATTGAAATCATAGAATGCTTAACTGAAGGTTTAAATAGTCGAATGATTGCAGAAAAACTTTTTATAAGTGAGCATACTGTGAGAACACATAGGAGAAATATAATGCACAAGCTCAATGTAAAATCAGCGACAGCACTTGTACGCTATGCCATCGAAAATGAGTTGGTTAATGGAAATTAA
- a CDS encoding CocE/NonD family hydrolase, protein MKRLFLVWCLALISMYVKAQQVDSTYMATHYDKSEHFIPMRDGIKLYTLVYTPKDQSTEYPFIMHRTCYNASNQDNFKLRSQPSPYLVKDKYIFVFQDVRGRYQSEGVFTNMTPNIKGNNPKNKKEIDQSSDTWDTIEWLINNIPNNNGKVGQQGISYPGHYTAAALPDAHPALVASSPQAPIADFFFDDFHHNGAYLQSYTGALAVFGYHKDSLTKKPWYVDHIRKLYNDAGADGYDFHLAQGPLKNLTEKYLQGNFFWNNIVEHPNYDEFWQKRNILPHLRGIDHAVLTVGGWFDAEDLYGPLNIYKTIEKHNPKAKNTIVMGPWDHGRWAKEDGQSVHNHIYFGDSISTFFQKEIEANFFEHYLKGKSIEELPEAYVYDTGKKQWDTYDQWPAASTKNYKFYFGGNETLSINEPTDKAAEFSYISDPMKPVPYTSQTEGVTFTPRRFMTDDQRYASRRPDVLTFKTEVLEEDLLLSGEILAKLKVAMTGTDADFVVKVIDVYPQDHPNYDHNPENIIMGGYQQLVRSEVLRGRFRDSFEKPKPFEPNKVTDVNVVLQDIHHTFKKGHKVMIQIHSTWFPYIDRNPQKYVDNIYKAEAEDFIKSEITVYGESVIEIGGLELF, encoded by the coding sequence ATGAAACGATTATTTCTAGTATGGTGCCTCGCATTGATTTCAATGTATGTAAAGGCACAGCAAGTAGACTCAACGTATATGGCTACGCATTATGATAAGTCAGAACATTTTATCCCAATGCGTGATGGAATCAAATTGTATACGCTAGTCTATACCCCAAAAGATCAATCAACTGAGTATCCTTTTATTATGCATCGTACTTGTTACAATGCCTCTAATCAAGATAACTTCAAATTGAGAAGTCAACCATCTCCTTATTTGGTGAAGGATAAGTATATTTTTGTTTTCCAAGATGTAAGAGGAAGGTATCAATCTGAAGGCGTATTTACGAATATGACTCCGAACATTAAGGGAAACAATCCTAAGAATAAAAAGGAGATAGATCAAAGCTCTGATACTTGGGATACGATTGAGTGGTTGATTAATAATATTCCGAATAATAACGGGAAAGTTGGGCAGCAAGGGATTTCTTACCCAGGGCATTATACGGCTGCTGCTCTTCCAGATGCTCACCCTGCGTTAGTGGCTTCTTCACCTCAAGCACCTATTGCAGATTTCTTCTTTGATGATTTTCACCATAATGGAGCATACCTGCAAAGTTATACAGGTGCATTGGCTGTTTTTGGTTATCATAAAGATAGTCTGACAAAGAAGCCTTGGTATGTAGACCATATTCGTAAGCTTTATAATGATGCAGGTGCAGACGGATACGACTTTCACTTAGCTCAAGGGCCTCTGAAAAATTTGACAGAAAAGTATTTACAAGGTAATTTCTTCTGGAACAATATCGTTGAACATCCTAACTACGATGAATTCTGGCAAAAGAGAAATATTCTTCCCCACCTTAGAGGAATTGATCATGCTGTACTAACAGTTGGCGGATGGTTTGATGCAGAAGATTTGTATGGGCCTTTGAATATTTATAAAACCATTGAAAAACATAACCCTAAGGCAAAAAATACCATTGTGATGGGGCCTTGGGATCATGGCCGTTGGGCAAAAGAAGATGGACAGTCGGTACATAATCATATTTACTTTGGTGATAGTATTTCAACATTTTTTCAAAAAGAAATCGAAGCTAATTTCTTCGAACATTATCTAAAAGGTAAATCAATAGAAGAATTACCTGAGGCATATGTCTATGATACAGGTAAGAAACAGTGGGATACATATGATCAATGGCCAGCAGCAAGTACAAAGAACTATAAATTTTATTTTGGAGGTAATGAGACCTTAAGTATCAACGAACCAACAGATAAAGCTGCTGAATTCTCTTACATCAGTGATCCAATGAAACCTGTGCCTTATACTTCACAAACTGAAGGAGTGACTTTTACACCACGTCGTTTCATGACAGATGATCAACGATATGCATCTCGCAGACCAGATGTATTGACTTTTAAAACAGAAGTTTTGGAAGAAGATTTATTGTTGTCAGGTGAGATTTTGGCTAAGTTAAAAGTTGCTATGACTGGAACTGATGCTGATTTTGTGGTAAAAGTAATTGATGTATATCCGCAAGATCATCCAAATTATGATCATAACCCAGAAAACATCATCATGGGAGGATATCAGCAATTAGTAAGATCAGAGGTACTAAGAGGTCGTTTCCGAGATAGCTTTGAGAAACCGAAGCCTTTCGAGCCAAATAAAGTAACTGATGTAAATGTTGTTTTGCAGGATATTCATCATACTTTCAAAAAAGGTCATAAAGTAATGATTCAGATCCACAGCACTTGGTTCCCTTATATTGATCGTAACCCTCAAAAATATGTAGATAATATCTATAAAGCAGAGGCAGAAGATTTTATAAAATCTGAGATTACAGTATACGGTGAAAGTGTTATTGAGATTGGAGGTTTAGAGCTATTCTAA
- a CDS encoding DUF922 domain-containing protein — protein sequence MKIIISFIFLYYSFFSILYGQSLKDSIYWNEELKLKISDFKGKPDSISYYKGSCSSVIIIEKYNDGSLYPNFEVEAIFLPNESFLVLTGDQDIDNSLLEHERLHFDITYLYVLKIKKSIKDLRTKRISELDRYLEQIYTLFEARDIKQKQYDKETLHGAISSEQNIWNKMIYSELDSLLYSEIPLQCPSND from the coding sequence ATGAAAATAATAATATCTTTTATTTTTCTTTATTACAGTTTTTTCTCAATTCTTTATGGACAAAGTTTAAAGGATTCAATCTATTGGAATGAAGAATTAAAGTTAAAAATATCTGACTTCAAGGGTAAACCTGATTCAATTTCTTATTATAAAGGCAGTTGTTCATCAGTAATTATAATTGAAAAATACAATGATGGAAGCTTATACCCAAATTTTGAAGTTGAAGCTATTTTTTTACCAAATGAATCCTTTTTAGTCTTAACTGGTGATCAAGATATTGATAACTCTTTACTAGAACATGAAAGACTTCATTTTGATATTACTTATTTGTATGTACTTAAAATTAAAAAGTCTATCAAAGATTTAAGAACGAAGAGAATTTCTGAATTAGATAGATACTTAGAACAAATATATACACTATTTGAAGCTCGTGATATAAAACAAAAACAATATGATAAAGAAACATTACATGGAGCTATTTCAAGTGAACAGAATATTTGGAATAAAATGATTTACAGTGAATTAGATTCGTTGTTGTATTCTGAGATTCCCCTCCAATGTCCGAGTAATGACTAA